One segment of Dolichospermum sp. DET69 DNA contains the following:
- a CDS encoding response regulator transcription factor, which produces MSEISILLIEDHDLTRMGLKTELQLRGGFKVVGEAASANLGLKLLETTKPDVAVIDIGLPDMDGIELTRKFRRYQTETGQSQTKILILTMNNAENVVLAAFAAGADSYYMKDTSVNKFIEAVQATFNGNSWIDPAIASIVLRKMRQGVPGDHQSSDKPKTVKIEALEIEYEQVLETYPLTIRELEILGLIVAGCSNSQIAEKLYITVGTVKTHVRNILNKLCADDRTQAAVRALRSGLVV; this is translated from the coding sequence ATGAGTGAAATTAGTATTCTATTAATTGAAGATCATGATTTGACGCGCATGGGACTGAAAACTGAATTGCAGTTGCGCGGCGGTTTTAAAGTGGTTGGTGAGGCTGCTAGTGCGAATCTCGGACTCAAACTTTTAGAAACAACTAAACCAGATGTGGCTGTGATTGATATTGGTTTACCTGATATGGATGGGATTGAACTGACGCGCAAATTTAGACGTTATCAGACGGAAACAGGACAATCACAGACAAAAATATTGATTTTGACCATGAATAATGCAGAAAATGTCGTTTTGGCAGCTTTTGCGGCCGGGGCAGATTCTTATTATATGAAGGATACAAGTGTTAATAAATTTATTGAAGCTGTACAAGCAACTTTTAATGGTAACTCTTGGATTGATCCAGCGATCGCTAGTATAGTATTACGAAAAATGCGTCAAGGTGTCCCCGGTGATCATCAATCATCGGATAAGCCAAAAACTGTCAAAATTGAAGCTCTGGAAATAGAATATGAACAAGTTTTAGAAACTTACCCCCTCACCATCCGGGAACTGGAAATTTTAGGCTTGATTGTGGCTGGTTGCAGTAATTCACAAATCGCGGAGAAGTTATATATTACTGTAGGCACGGTAAAAACTCATGTTCGCAATATCTTAAATAAACTCTGTGCTGATGATCGTACCCAAGCAGCAGTTCGGGCTTTACGTTCTGGGTTAGTAGTTTAA